A genomic region of Dickeya solani IPO 2222 contains the following coding sequences:
- a CDS encoding GyrI-like domain-containing protein, with the protein MTLRFDVAQPKKVHCLRVIGPYHQSVPDGFQKLIAWSQEQPLPWTETLAFYWDDPSETQQDQLRADVALVFPEGTAIGENTLGVREETVPGGLFAVLHTIVSNGEFAKAWSELYDLIAQNGYKPARGICFESYLCDGSSGNWEIEIWQSVDPNDDAQ; encoded by the coding sequence ATGACACTGCGTTTTGACGTGGCGCAACCTAAGAAGGTGCATTGCCTGCGCGTTATCGGGCCTTATCATCAATCGGTGCCCGATGGATTTCAGAAACTGATTGCGTGGTCGCAGGAGCAGCCGTTGCCCTGGACGGAAACGCTGGCGTTTTACTGGGACGACCCATCAGAAACGCAACAAGATCAGCTACGGGCGGATGTGGCGCTGGTCTTTCCCGAAGGGACGGCTATTGGTGAAAATACGCTGGGTGTGCGTGAGGAAACGGTTCCGGGGGGATTATTCGCCGTGCTTCATACCATTGTCAGCAACGGTGAATTTGCCAAAGCCTGGAGCGAATTGTATGACCTGATTGCGCAAAATGGATATAAGCCCGCCAGAGGCATTTGCTTTGAGAGTTATTTGTGCGATGGCAGCAGCGGAAACTGGGAAATTGAAATCTGGCAGTCGGTCGATCCGAATGATGACGCCCAATGA
- a CDS encoding sulfite exporter TauE/SafE family protein has product MAHELFILIPIAFIAGAINAAVGGGGLISMPMFYSILPHFTPAQIMGIDKFSSVMGHLMSVRQFATRLRLPWRLMFPTAVAAIAGAYLGIRMLDFMPSSWMRPVIIVVLTIMVAYTWFRPRFGSQDTSREPTQRDLVKGAALGLAIGFYDGFIGPGTGSFLLFLFVRFFHFDFLRATACAKVVNFGTNSATLFFLIPAGLINYGIAVPLGIASICGSIAGTQLALKGGNHWIRRLFLTLAVTLLIKLLWETIHH; this is encoded by the coding sequence ATGGCGCACGAGCTATTTATACTTATTCCCATTGCTTTCATTGCAGGCGCCATCAATGCCGCGGTCGGCGGAGGCGGGCTGATCAGCATGCCAATGTTTTACAGCATACTTCCCCACTTCACGCCCGCACAAATTATGGGTATCGACAAATTCTCGTCCGTGATGGGACATTTAATGTCCGTTCGGCAGTTCGCTACCCGATTGCGTTTGCCCTGGCGGCTGATGTTTCCCACCGCCGTGGCCGCCATTGCTGGAGCCTATCTCGGCATCCGAATGCTGGATTTCATGCCATCGTCCTGGATGCGCCCCGTTATTATCGTCGTGTTGACGATCATGGTGGCTTACACCTGGTTTCGCCCCCGGTTTGGCAGTCAGGACACCAGCCGGGAACCGACACAACGAGACCTCGTCAAAGGGGCCGCACTCGGGCTTGCCATCGGGTTTTATGACGGTTTTATCGGCCCGGGCACGGGTAGTTTTCTGTTATTCCTTTTCGTCCGTTTCTTTCACTTCGATTTTCTGCGCGCCACCGCTTGCGCCAAAGTCGTTAACTTCGGAACGAATTCCGCGACACTCTTTTTCCTGATTCCCGCCGGGTTAATTAATTACGGTATTGCCGTGCCACTCGGCATCGCATCGATTTGCGGTTCAATTGCTGGCACACAACTGGCCTTAAAAGGGGGGAATCACTGGATCCGGCGTCTTTTTCTGACACTCGCAGTTACGCTGTTGATAAAACTGCTTTGGGAAACCATCCATCATTAG